One Watersipora subatra chromosome 4, tzWatSuba1.1, whole genome shotgun sequence genomic window carries:
- the LOC137393409 gene encoding serine-rich adhesin for platelets-like isoform X2, which yields MSDNDTRMLEYEQREQEFFQFINQTRRDQDKPLTSDNCVAQDLAAPKGLQCLLALACLLEETVKFKLNKINSEKDLADLLELRRQAERMGHGEHKAPPNASEKQHGDNLSLSGEHRYLEETARAAAAVEHYSEAFPEPPKLKTHKSGSNMLTGTLGKMSKLLKTGHVNRESILPTPIPPSTASSGFAQRKLAKAHGTLPASLPASAQTSFDLGNSHVSSPTHFGQRHVETPPTPPDLGDIWLGTSGDKSHQPNETLPTSTPSQILVDRSISLCPHPSSPPQPVDAFTSLPDQLDAEHDFSANVELRERTQPERQTSYRKTHAASYEEAVSYDKVLPALSPPGFHPQAIHNQSSTDSLDAVDGRTKSLPMESLQHQLDLLNTAKNKDFAKKLERWVGKGKQTNKEVSKSKLSSGHHSKTKHKKKGGKQFNRQRSMSADRAGLLLKESSSEFEEKLRQWGIKQAHDPNYYLGNSERSRAKRRSVESPARLSRRDEKPPTHEEWVPLKRNSLKRASVEKTLSSSSVSSQNRRSIERGRRVSPTRVKHYTKTTQGSLKISSDSHSSESGSAEVVTETPTSPRIRLPSFHIQEQTVSSSISADSLLSTDDNGEPDNDYSSFGRHSLQRPLSMIGMSGSLENAEGNHSGIQSPSTRSSDSQLLSPSDRDMLRTIGEDINNIQEHTTHRCASSSDTSLEGSFEQISATVNIASPLHQIDITDEKTAQPASDSDTENTGVVLPSHSICVDSGMEMQDEEFYTTSCKKDGCVENEQTNSNNINKLNHEQDPSDNPQIQTSIGEAETLVNEDTELDNQNLVGSDLSQEHVLDIKDVISCQNDSDNKETNEQNSNGANNNGDVLTENSVNHEPNLPNKQDQPVNNEDVFVPIALETTRQNNSVGSGHTTHSLTVSTRTLSKPLEYLMTPQSVPLKVKLKRLSTLYDNEDAEDITTLNQELSSFTDVFATPSTPPRERSKSEPKLDEHPLEKKPELTSKQSSPGLSMKVEKLFVDTTGSKSQQASPMSRRRRLHSPVPIHDLVNKFDQQKSNNSSPAISPTHSQPPIVQMGKIVDRLTQPKGNQSNRYTVDLSRHVREVPKEGAVQRARSIFMDLQSS from the exons GGCCATGGCGAGCATAAAGCTCCTCCAAATGCCAGTGAGAAACAGCATGGTGATAATCTCTCGCTGTCAGGGGAACACAGGTACTTAGAGGAGACAGCACGAGCAGCGGCTGCTGTCGAACACTATTCAGAGGCTTTTCCTGAACCTCCTAAGCTTAAG ACACACAAGTCTGGAAGCAATATGCTAACTGGCACACTAGGTAAGATGAGCAAACTCCTGAAAACTGGTCACGTCAACAGGGAATCTATCTTACCAACCCCAATTCCTCCGAGTACAGCCAGTTCTGGATTTGCTCAGCGCAAGCTTGCTAAGGCTCATG GAACCTTGCCTGCCTCCCTTCCTGCTAGTGCTCAAACCTCTTTCGACCTTGGGAACTCGCATGTTAGTAGTCCCACCCACTTTGGCCAAAGACATGTAGAAACTCCGCCCACTCCACCAGACCTCGGTGACATCTGGCTTGGAACTTCTGGTGATAAGTCTCATCAACCTAATG AAACTCTTCCTACAAGCACTCCTTCTCAGATTTTGGTAGACCGAAGCATTTCCCTTTGTCCTCATCCATCTTCTCCGCCACAG CCTGTGGATGCATTTACCTCTTTGCCAGACCAGCTGGATGCTGAGCATGATTTCTCAGCTAATGTGGAGTTGCGAGAGAGAACACAACCAGAGAGACAAACAAG cTATAGAAAAACTCACGCAGCATCGTATGAAGAGGCGGTTTCATACGACAAAGTGCTCCCCGCACTCTCCCCTCCAGGGTTTCACCCACAGGCTATTCATAATCAAAGCAGCACAGATAGCCTTGATGCTGTAG ATGGCAGAACCAAGTCTTTGCCGATGGAAAGTTTACAGCACCAACTCGATTTGTTGAACACGGCTAAGAACAAAGACTTTGCCAAGAAGTTGGAGCGCTGGGTTGGCAAAGGAAAGCAGACCAATAAAG aagTATCCAAGTCAAAGCTTTCCTCAGGTCACCATTCAAAAACTAAACACAAGAAAAAAGGTGGAAAACAGTTCAATAGACAGAGGTCCATGTCTGCTGATCGAGCCGGGTTGTTGCTAAAAGAAAGCAGTAGCGAATTTGAGGAGAAACTTAGACAATGGGGCATAAAACAAGCTCATGACCCGAACTACTACTTGGGAAATTCAGAAAG GTCAAGGGCAAAGAGACGCTCAGTTGAGTCTCCAGCCAGACTCAGCAGACGAGACGAAAAACCACCAACTCATGAAGAATGGGTACCTTTAAAGAGAAATTCTTTGAAAAGGGCAAGTGTTGAAAAG ACGTTGAGCTCATCGAGTGTCTCAAGTCAGAATAGAAGGTCAATAGAACGGGGCCGGCGGGTTAGTCCGACCCGAGTTAAGCACTACACCAAGACTACCCAAGGTAGTTTAAAGATTTCAAGTGACAGCCACAGTAGTGAAAGTGGCAGCGCTGAAGTCGTGACAGAGACGCCTACCTCTCCTCGTATTCGACTCCCTTCTTTCCACATTCAAG AACAAACGGTGTCCAGTAGCATTTCTGCAGACTCACTACTAAGTACAGATGACAATGGAGAGCCCGACAACGATTACAGTTCTTTCGGACGACACTCTCTCCAAAGACCTCTCTCTATGATTGGCATGAGTGGCTCTCTGGAAAATGCTGAGGGTAACCATTCTGGAATTCAGAGTCCATCAACTCGGAGCTCTGACAGCCAGCTGCTGAGTCCTAGTGATAGAGATATGCTGAGGACAATTGGAGAGGATATCAACAATATCCAAGAGCACACAACTCATAGGTGCGCCTCATCTTCCGATACATCTCTTGAAGGGTCATTTGAGCAGATATCAGCTACAGTCAATATCGCTTCTCCACTGCACCAAATAGACATAACTGATGAGAAGACTGCACAGCCTGCCTCAGACTCTGATACTGAAAATacaggagttgtcttacctaGTCATAGTATATGCGTGGACAGTGGCATGGAGATGCAGGATGAGGAGTTTTACACCACGTCTTGTAAGAAGGATGGTTGCGTGGAAAATGAGCAGACAAAttcaaataatattaacaaaCTGAACCATGAACAGGACCCATCAGATAACCCACAGATTCAAACTAGCATTGGTGAAGCAGAGACATTAGTCAATGAAGACACGGAGTTGGATAATCAAAACCTGGTTGGGTCTGATTTGTCGCAAGAACATGTCTTGGATATAAAAGATGTCATTTCGTGTCAAAATGACAGTGACAATAAAGAAACGAATGAACAAAACTCAAATGGCGCTAATAATAATGGTGATGTATTGACTGAGAATAGTGTAAATCATGAACCAAATTTACCTAATAAGCAGGATCAGCCAGTAAATAATGAGGATGTATTTGTTCCCATAGCCTTAGAGACAACGAGACAGAACAACTCTGTAGGTAGCGGTCACACTACTCATTCACTAACTGTAAGTACAAGAACACTTAGCAAGCCTTTGGAGTATCTGATGACACCGCAATCAGTTCCTCTTAAGGTCAAATTAAAGAGGCTCAGCACACTCTATGACAATGAAGATGCAGAAGATATAACAACGCTGAATCAGGAGTTGTCTAGCTTCACCGATGTCTTCGCAACTCCGTCAACACCACCTCGTGAGAGATCGAA GTCGGAGCCCAAGCTGGATGAACATCCACTAGAAAAGAAACCAGAACTGACCAGCAAACAGAGCAGCCCAGG GCTGTCTATGAAGGTCGAGAAGCTCTTTGTTGACACGACTGGCTCAAAATCACAACAG GCATCACCTATGTCGAGGAGAAGAAGGCTTCACTCTCCCGTGCCTATCCATGACTTGGTTAATAAGTTTGACCAGCAGAAGAGCAATAATTCCTCTCCAGCGATTAGCCCAACACACTCTCAACCACCAATAGTTCAAATGGGGAAGATTGTTGACCGTCTCACACAGCCAAAAGGAAACCAATCCAACAG GTACACTGTGGACTTGAGTCGTCATGTGAGAGAGGTACCAAAGGAAGGAGCTGTGCAGAGAGCCCGCTCTATATTTATGGATCTGCAAAGTTCTTAG
- the LOC137393409 gene encoding serine-rich adhesin for platelets-like isoform X1: MSDNDTRMLEYEQREQEFFQFINQTRRDQDKPLTSDNCVAQDLAAPKGLQCLLALACLLEETVKFKLNKINSEKDLADLLELRRQAERMGHGEHKAPPNASEKQHGDNLSLSGEHRYLEETARAAAAVEHYSEAFPEPPKLKTHKSGSNMLTGTLGKMSKLLKTGHVNRESILPTPIPPSTASSGFAQRKLAKAHDVFIGTLPASLPASAQTSFDLGNSHVSSPTHFGQRHVETPPTPPDLGDIWLGTSGDKSHQPNETLPTSTPSQILVDRSISLCPHPSSPPQPVDAFTSLPDQLDAEHDFSANVELRERTQPERQTSYRKTHAASYEEAVSYDKVLPALSPPGFHPQAIHNQSSTDSLDAVDGRTKSLPMESLQHQLDLLNTAKNKDFAKKLERWVGKGKQTNKEVSKSKLSSGHHSKTKHKKKGGKQFNRQRSMSADRAGLLLKESSSEFEEKLRQWGIKQAHDPNYYLGNSERSRAKRRSVESPARLSRRDEKPPTHEEWVPLKRNSLKRASVEKTLSSSSVSSQNRRSIERGRRVSPTRVKHYTKTTQGSLKISSDSHSSESGSAEVVTETPTSPRIRLPSFHIQEQTVSSSISADSLLSTDDNGEPDNDYSSFGRHSLQRPLSMIGMSGSLENAEGNHSGIQSPSTRSSDSQLLSPSDRDMLRTIGEDINNIQEHTTHRCASSSDTSLEGSFEQISATVNIASPLHQIDITDEKTAQPASDSDTENTGVVLPSHSICVDSGMEMQDEEFYTTSCKKDGCVENEQTNSNNINKLNHEQDPSDNPQIQTSIGEAETLVNEDTELDNQNLVGSDLSQEHVLDIKDVISCQNDSDNKETNEQNSNGANNNGDVLTENSVNHEPNLPNKQDQPVNNEDVFVPIALETTRQNNSVGSGHTTHSLTVSTRTLSKPLEYLMTPQSVPLKVKLKRLSTLYDNEDAEDITTLNQELSSFTDVFATPSTPPRERSKSEPKLDEHPLEKKPELTSKQSSPGLSMKVEKLFVDTTGSKSQQASPMSRRRRLHSPVPIHDLVNKFDQQKSNNSSPAISPTHSQPPIVQMGKIVDRLTQPKGNQSNRYTVDLSRHVREVPKEGAVQRARSIFMDLQSS, translated from the exons GGCCATGGCGAGCATAAAGCTCCTCCAAATGCCAGTGAGAAACAGCATGGTGATAATCTCTCGCTGTCAGGGGAACACAGGTACTTAGAGGAGACAGCACGAGCAGCGGCTGCTGTCGAACACTATTCAGAGGCTTTTCCTGAACCTCCTAAGCTTAAG ACACACAAGTCTGGAAGCAATATGCTAACTGGCACACTAGGTAAGATGAGCAAACTCCTGAAAACTGGTCACGTCAACAGGGAATCTATCTTACCAACCCCAATTCCTCCGAGTACAGCCAGTTCTGGATTTGCTCAGCGCAAGCTTGCTAAGGCTCATG ATGTGTTTATAGGAACCTTGCCTGCCTCCCTTCCTGCTAGTGCTCAAACCTCTTTCGACCTTGGGAACTCGCATGTTAGTAGTCCCACCCACTTTGGCCAAAGACATGTAGAAACTCCGCCCACTCCACCAGACCTCGGTGACATCTGGCTTGGAACTTCTGGTGATAAGTCTCATCAACCTAATG AAACTCTTCCTACAAGCACTCCTTCTCAGATTTTGGTAGACCGAAGCATTTCCCTTTGTCCTCATCCATCTTCTCCGCCACAG CCTGTGGATGCATTTACCTCTTTGCCAGACCAGCTGGATGCTGAGCATGATTTCTCAGCTAATGTGGAGTTGCGAGAGAGAACACAACCAGAGAGACAAACAAG cTATAGAAAAACTCACGCAGCATCGTATGAAGAGGCGGTTTCATACGACAAAGTGCTCCCCGCACTCTCCCCTCCAGGGTTTCACCCACAGGCTATTCATAATCAAAGCAGCACAGATAGCCTTGATGCTGTAG ATGGCAGAACCAAGTCTTTGCCGATGGAAAGTTTACAGCACCAACTCGATTTGTTGAACACGGCTAAGAACAAAGACTTTGCCAAGAAGTTGGAGCGCTGGGTTGGCAAAGGAAAGCAGACCAATAAAG aagTATCCAAGTCAAAGCTTTCCTCAGGTCACCATTCAAAAACTAAACACAAGAAAAAAGGTGGAAAACAGTTCAATAGACAGAGGTCCATGTCTGCTGATCGAGCCGGGTTGTTGCTAAAAGAAAGCAGTAGCGAATTTGAGGAGAAACTTAGACAATGGGGCATAAAACAAGCTCATGACCCGAACTACTACTTGGGAAATTCAGAAAG GTCAAGGGCAAAGAGACGCTCAGTTGAGTCTCCAGCCAGACTCAGCAGACGAGACGAAAAACCACCAACTCATGAAGAATGGGTACCTTTAAAGAGAAATTCTTTGAAAAGGGCAAGTGTTGAAAAG ACGTTGAGCTCATCGAGTGTCTCAAGTCAGAATAGAAGGTCAATAGAACGGGGCCGGCGGGTTAGTCCGACCCGAGTTAAGCACTACACCAAGACTACCCAAGGTAGTTTAAAGATTTCAAGTGACAGCCACAGTAGTGAAAGTGGCAGCGCTGAAGTCGTGACAGAGACGCCTACCTCTCCTCGTATTCGACTCCCTTCTTTCCACATTCAAG AACAAACGGTGTCCAGTAGCATTTCTGCAGACTCACTACTAAGTACAGATGACAATGGAGAGCCCGACAACGATTACAGTTCTTTCGGACGACACTCTCTCCAAAGACCTCTCTCTATGATTGGCATGAGTGGCTCTCTGGAAAATGCTGAGGGTAACCATTCTGGAATTCAGAGTCCATCAACTCGGAGCTCTGACAGCCAGCTGCTGAGTCCTAGTGATAGAGATATGCTGAGGACAATTGGAGAGGATATCAACAATATCCAAGAGCACACAACTCATAGGTGCGCCTCATCTTCCGATACATCTCTTGAAGGGTCATTTGAGCAGATATCAGCTACAGTCAATATCGCTTCTCCACTGCACCAAATAGACATAACTGATGAGAAGACTGCACAGCCTGCCTCAGACTCTGATACTGAAAATacaggagttgtcttacctaGTCATAGTATATGCGTGGACAGTGGCATGGAGATGCAGGATGAGGAGTTTTACACCACGTCTTGTAAGAAGGATGGTTGCGTGGAAAATGAGCAGACAAAttcaaataatattaacaaaCTGAACCATGAACAGGACCCATCAGATAACCCACAGATTCAAACTAGCATTGGTGAAGCAGAGACATTAGTCAATGAAGACACGGAGTTGGATAATCAAAACCTGGTTGGGTCTGATTTGTCGCAAGAACATGTCTTGGATATAAAAGATGTCATTTCGTGTCAAAATGACAGTGACAATAAAGAAACGAATGAACAAAACTCAAATGGCGCTAATAATAATGGTGATGTATTGACTGAGAATAGTGTAAATCATGAACCAAATTTACCTAATAAGCAGGATCAGCCAGTAAATAATGAGGATGTATTTGTTCCCATAGCCTTAGAGACAACGAGACAGAACAACTCTGTAGGTAGCGGTCACACTACTCATTCACTAACTGTAAGTACAAGAACACTTAGCAAGCCTTTGGAGTATCTGATGACACCGCAATCAGTTCCTCTTAAGGTCAAATTAAAGAGGCTCAGCACACTCTATGACAATGAAGATGCAGAAGATATAACAACGCTGAATCAGGAGTTGTCTAGCTTCACCGATGTCTTCGCAACTCCGTCAACACCACCTCGTGAGAGATCGAA GTCGGAGCCCAAGCTGGATGAACATCCACTAGAAAAGAAACCAGAACTGACCAGCAAACAGAGCAGCCCAGG GCTGTCTATGAAGGTCGAGAAGCTCTTTGTTGACACGACTGGCTCAAAATCACAACAG GCATCACCTATGTCGAGGAGAAGAAGGCTTCACTCTCCCGTGCCTATCCATGACTTGGTTAATAAGTTTGACCAGCAGAAGAGCAATAATTCCTCTCCAGCGATTAGCCCAACACACTCTCAACCACCAATAGTTCAAATGGGGAAGATTGTTGACCGTCTCACACAGCCAAAAGGAAACCAATCCAACAG GTACACTGTGGACTTGAGTCGTCATGTGAGAGAGGTACCAAAGGAAGGAGCTGTGCAGAGAGCCCGCTCTATATTTATGGATCTGCAAAGTTCTTAG
- the LOC137393409 gene encoding serine-rich adhesin for platelets-like isoform X3 — translation MSDNDTRMLEYEQREQEFFQFINQTRRDQDKPLTSDNCVAQDLAAPKGLQCLLALACLLEETVKFKLNKINSEKDLADLLELRRQAERMGHGEHKAPPNASEKQHGDNLSLSGEHRYLEETARAAAAVEHYSEAFPEPPKLKTHKSGSNMLTGTLGKMSKLLKTGHVNRESILPTPIPPSTASSGFAQRKLAKAHETLPTSTPSQILVDRSISLCPHPSSPPQPVDAFTSLPDQLDAEHDFSANVELRERTQPERQTSYRKTHAASYEEAVSYDKVLPALSPPGFHPQAIHNQSSTDSLDAVDGRTKSLPMESLQHQLDLLNTAKNKDFAKKLERWVGKGKQTNKEVSKSKLSSGHHSKTKHKKKGGKQFNRQRSMSADRAGLLLKESSSEFEEKLRQWGIKQAHDPNYYLGNSERSRAKRRSVESPARLSRRDEKPPTHEEWVPLKRNSLKRASVEKTLSSSSVSSQNRRSIERGRRVSPTRVKHYTKTTQGSLKISSDSHSSESGSAEVVTETPTSPRIRLPSFHIQEQTVSSSISADSLLSTDDNGEPDNDYSSFGRHSLQRPLSMIGMSGSLENAEGNHSGIQSPSTRSSDSQLLSPSDRDMLRTIGEDINNIQEHTTHRCASSSDTSLEGSFEQISATVNIASPLHQIDITDEKTAQPASDSDTENTGVVLPSHSICVDSGMEMQDEEFYTTSCKKDGCVENEQTNSNNINKLNHEQDPSDNPQIQTSIGEAETLVNEDTELDNQNLVGSDLSQEHVLDIKDVISCQNDSDNKETNEQNSNGANNNGDVLTENSVNHEPNLPNKQDQPVNNEDVFVPIALETTRQNNSVGSGHTTHSLTVSTRTLSKPLEYLMTPQSVPLKVKLKRLSTLYDNEDAEDITTLNQELSSFTDVFATPSTPPRERSKSEPKLDEHPLEKKPELTSKQSSPGLSMKVEKLFVDTTGSKSQQASPMSRRRRLHSPVPIHDLVNKFDQQKSNNSSPAISPTHSQPPIVQMGKIVDRLTQPKGNQSNRYTVDLSRHVREVPKEGAVQRARSIFMDLQSS, via the exons GGCCATGGCGAGCATAAAGCTCCTCCAAATGCCAGTGAGAAACAGCATGGTGATAATCTCTCGCTGTCAGGGGAACACAGGTACTTAGAGGAGACAGCACGAGCAGCGGCTGCTGTCGAACACTATTCAGAGGCTTTTCCTGAACCTCCTAAGCTTAAG ACACACAAGTCTGGAAGCAATATGCTAACTGGCACACTAGGTAAGATGAGCAAACTCCTGAAAACTGGTCACGTCAACAGGGAATCTATCTTACCAACCCCAATTCCTCCGAGTACAGCCAGTTCTGGATTTGCTCAGCGCAAGCTTGCTAAGGCTCATG AAACTCTTCCTACAAGCACTCCTTCTCAGATTTTGGTAGACCGAAGCATTTCCCTTTGTCCTCATCCATCTTCTCCGCCACAG CCTGTGGATGCATTTACCTCTTTGCCAGACCAGCTGGATGCTGAGCATGATTTCTCAGCTAATGTGGAGTTGCGAGAGAGAACACAACCAGAGAGACAAACAAG cTATAGAAAAACTCACGCAGCATCGTATGAAGAGGCGGTTTCATACGACAAAGTGCTCCCCGCACTCTCCCCTCCAGGGTTTCACCCACAGGCTATTCATAATCAAAGCAGCACAGATAGCCTTGATGCTGTAG ATGGCAGAACCAAGTCTTTGCCGATGGAAAGTTTACAGCACCAACTCGATTTGTTGAACACGGCTAAGAACAAAGACTTTGCCAAGAAGTTGGAGCGCTGGGTTGGCAAAGGAAAGCAGACCAATAAAG aagTATCCAAGTCAAAGCTTTCCTCAGGTCACCATTCAAAAACTAAACACAAGAAAAAAGGTGGAAAACAGTTCAATAGACAGAGGTCCATGTCTGCTGATCGAGCCGGGTTGTTGCTAAAAGAAAGCAGTAGCGAATTTGAGGAGAAACTTAGACAATGGGGCATAAAACAAGCTCATGACCCGAACTACTACTTGGGAAATTCAGAAAG GTCAAGGGCAAAGAGACGCTCAGTTGAGTCTCCAGCCAGACTCAGCAGACGAGACGAAAAACCACCAACTCATGAAGAATGGGTACCTTTAAAGAGAAATTCTTTGAAAAGGGCAAGTGTTGAAAAG ACGTTGAGCTCATCGAGTGTCTCAAGTCAGAATAGAAGGTCAATAGAACGGGGCCGGCGGGTTAGTCCGACCCGAGTTAAGCACTACACCAAGACTACCCAAGGTAGTTTAAAGATTTCAAGTGACAGCCACAGTAGTGAAAGTGGCAGCGCTGAAGTCGTGACAGAGACGCCTACCTCTCCTCGTATTCGACTCCCTTCTTTCCACATTCAAG AACAAACGGTGTCCAGTAGCATTTCTGCAGACTCACTACTAAGTACAGATGACAATGGAGAGCCCGACAACGATTACAGTTCTTTCGGACGACACTCTCTCCAAAGACCTCTCTCTATGATTGGCATGAGTGGCTCTCTGGAAAATGCTGAGGGTAACCATTCTGGAATTCAGAGTCCATCAACTCGGAGCTCTGACAGCCAGCTGCTGAGTCCTAGTGATAGAGATATGCTGAGGACAATTGGAGAGGATATCAACAATATCCAAGAGCACACAACTCATAGGTGCGCCTCATCTTCCGATACATCTCTTGAAGGGTCATTTGAGCAGATATCAGCTACAGTCAATATCGCTTCTCCACTGCACCAAATAGACATAACTGATGAGAAGACTGCACAGCCTGCCTCAGACTCTGATACTGAAAATacaggagttgtcttacctaGTCATAGTATATGCGTGGACAGTGGCATGGAGATGCAGGATGAGGAGTTTTACACCACGTCTTGTAAGAAGGATGGTTGCGTGGAAAATGAGCAGACAAAttcaaataatattaacaaaCTGAACCATGAACAGGACCCATCAGATAACCCACAGATTCAAACTAGCATTGGTGAAGCAGAGACATTAGTCAATGAAGACACGGAGTTGGATAATCAAAACCTGGTTGGGTCTGATTTGTCGCAAGAACATGTCTTGGATATAAAAGATGTCATTTCGTGTCAAAATGACAGTGACAATAAAGAAACGAATGAACAAAACTCAAATGGCGCTAATAATAATGGTGATGTATTGACTGAGAATAGTGTAAATCATGAACCAAATTTACCTAATAAGCAGGATCAGCCAGTAAATAATGAGGATGTATTTGTTCCCATAGCCTTAGAGACAACGAGACAGAACAACTCTGTAGGTAGCGGTCACACTACTCATTCACTAACTGTAAGTACAAGAACACTTAGCAAGCCTTTGGAGTATCTGATGACACCGCAATCAGTTCCTCTTAAGGTCAAATTAAAGAGGCTCAGCACACTCTATGACAATGAAGATGCAGAAGATATAACAACGCTGAATCAGGAGTTGTCTAGCTTCACCGATGTCTTCGCAACTCCGTCAACACCACCTCGTGAGAGATCGAA GTCGGAGCCCAAGCTGGATGAACATCCACTAGAAAAGAAACCAGAACTGACCAGCAAACAGAGCAGCCCAGG GCTGTCTATGAAGGTCGAGAAGCTCTTTGTTGACACGACTGGCTCAAAATCACAACAG GCATCACCTATGTCGAGGAGAAGAAGGCTTCACTCTCCCGTGCCTATCCATGACTTGGTTAATAAGTTTGACCAGCAGAAGAGCAATAATTCCTCTCCAGCGATTAGCCCAACACACTCTCAACCACCAATAGTTCAAATGGGGAAGATTGTTGACCGTCTCACACAGCCAAAAGGAAACCAATCCAACAG GTACACTGTGGACTTGAGTCGTCATGTGAGAGAGGTACCAAAGGAAGGAGCTGTGCAGAGAGCCCGCTCTATATTTATGGATCTGCAAAGTTCTTAG